In Flammeovirgaceae bacterium 311, one DNA window encodes the following:
- a CDS encoding hypothetical protein (COG4628 Uncharacterized conserved protein), with product MAEEQPNNPLHGKTLETILNELVERYGWETMGSLINIRCFNENPSIKSSLKFLRTTPWARAKVEELYIRSVTAPRFFKKEPPGNS from the coding sequence ATGGCAGAAGAACAACCTAATAATCCGCTCCATGGTAAAACCCTTGAGACCATTTTGAACGAGCTGGTAGAAAGGTACGGCTGGGAAACGATGGGGTCTCTGATCAACATTCGTTGTTTTAATGAGAATCCCAGCATTAAATCAAGCCTGAAATTTTTACGCACCACCCCATGGGCCCGCGCAAAGGTGGAGGAGTTATACATAAGATCAGTAACCGCTCCCAGGTTTTTTAAAAAGGAGCCCCCGGGCAATTCCTGA
- a CDS encoding DEAD/DEAH box helicase (COG0513 Superfamily II DNA and RNA helicases) gives MKFDDYPLAPEIKRSLEELGFKKPTDIQYKSIPPIVKGEDVLAIAQTGTGKTAAFAIPVLHILHEQKKRASREDGIKCIIMVPTRELALQITEVFQNLGKYTRVKTYSIFGGVDQDPQISKLEKGFDILVATPGRMFDLVSQGHLKLHRIQILILDEADHMLDLGFLRDIQDLMHVIPRQRQTLFFSATINETIKKLAYSLVRNAIRIQISPKDPVAKNINHAVAFVEMDDKRFFLERVINENPDKKILVFVRTKVRAERVHKALERMNIRSMTIHGDKEQSDRLQVMQKFRSGEVMVLVATDVSARGIDIQGVDYVVNYDLPEQPENYVHRVGRTGRGTQKGQAVSFCSTEEKPILEEIESFLDKPIIRMDISKEAYKETLDFTTDVDDNWKALLREQEELEKSGGRKKKKKK, from the coding sequence ATGAAGTTTGATGATTACCCCTTAGCCCCGGAAATTAAAAGAAGCCTGGAAGAACTGGGCTTTAAAAAACCTACCGATATACAGTATAAATCCATCCCCCCCATTGTAAAGGGCGAAGATGTACTGGCCATTGCCCAGACTGGCACCGGCAAAACTGCTGCCTTTGCCATTCCGGTGCTGCACATCCTGCACGAGCAAAAGAAAAGAGCCAGCCGGGAAGATGGCATTAAATGCATCATCATGGTACCAACCCGCGAGCTGGCCCTGCAGATTACAGAGGTATTTCAGAATTTGGGCAAATACACCCGGGTAAAGACCTACAGCATTTTCGGTGGTGTAGATCAGGATCCGCAAATCAGCAAGCTGGAAAAAGGTTTCGACATACTGGTGGCCACCCCCGGCCGTATGTTCGACCTGGTAAGCCAGGGCCACCTGAAGCTGCACCGCATCCAGATCCTGATCCTGGATGAAGCTGACCATATGCTGGACCTGGGCTTTCTGCGAGACATACAGGACCTGATGCACGTAATTCCACGCCAGCGGCAAACCTTATTCTTTTCGGCTACCATTAACGAAACCATCAAAAAGCTGGCCTACTCGCTGGTGCGCAACGCCATTCGTATCCAGATCTCGCCCAAAGATCCGGTTGCCAAAAACATCAATCATGCTGTAGCCTTTGTGGAGATGGACGACAAGCGCTTTTTCCTGGAGCGGGTGATCAATGAAAATCCCGACAAAAAAATACTGGTGTTTGTGCGCACAAAAGTACGGGCCGAGCGGGTACACAAAGCCCTGGAGCGCATGAACATCAGGAGCATGACCATCCACGGAGATAAAGAGCAAAGCGATCGGCTGCAGGTGATGCAGAAGTTCAGGAGCGGAGAAGTAATGGTATTGGTGGCCACCGATGTGAGTGCCCGCGGCATCGATATTCAGGGGGTGGATTATGTGGTGAATTACGATTTACCCGAGCAGCCCGAAAATTACGTGCACCGGGTAGGGCGTACCGGCCGGGGCACCCAGAAAGGACAGGCAGTCTCATTCTGCAGCACCGAGGAAAAACCCATACTGGAAGAAATAGAAAGTTTCCTGGACAAGCCCATCATCCGGATGGACATCAGCAAGGAAGCCTACAAAGAAACCCTTGATTTTACCACCGATGTGGATGATAACTGGAAAGCCCTGCTAAGAGAACAGGAAGAGTTGGAAAAGAGTGGAGGCAGGAAGAAGAAAAAAAAGAAGTAG
- a CDS encoding phosphate-selective porin O and P (COG0256 Ribosomal protein L18) produces the protein MGEGFQFLAADSSFYLQLNTRFQSLYEGAYSYEDDTYSDQMMIRRARFKMEGFAYSPSLEYKIELALSNRDIGGSTQPEFNNTANIVLDAVVKWEFAPNFALWFGQTKLPGNRERVISSQRLQFVDRSLLNSDFNIDRDAGVQLHHTFSAGKVVFREAFAVSLGEGRNYTVTNRGGYDYTGRVEVLPFGEFTAGGDYFASDLAREKTPKLSVGVSYDYNDRASRQGGQLGSFVDTQRTLKALFVDAMFKYQGFSMMAEYADKETVGSPVVETDGQGRVVRTFRTGSGINLQGGYLFSNNYEIAGRYTYIDAEALTQREDLKQYTLGLSKYIAGHTVKFQTDVSLLRVNAENNELMYRFQVEMGF, from the coding sequence ATGGGCGAAGGATTTCAGTTTTTGGCTGCCGACAGCTCTTTTTACCTGCAGTTGAACACACGATTTCAATCACTGTATGAGGGTGCTTACAGCTATGAAGATGATACCTACAGCGATCAGATGATGATCAGAAGAGCCCGATTTAAAATGGAGGGTTTCGCCTATTCCCCATCCCTGGAGTATAAAATAGAACTTGCTTTAAGTAACAGAGATATTGGGGGCAGTACGCAGCCAGAATTCAATAATACGGCCAATATAGTGCTGGATGCTGTAGTGAAATGGGAGTTTGCCCCAAATTTTGCTTTATGGTTTGGGCAGACAAAACTGCCGGGTAATCGGGAACGCGTTATCTCATCACAGCGGCTGCAGTTTGTAGACCGCAGCCTGCTCAATTCTGATTTCAACATAGATCGTGATGCGGGGGTACAGCTCCACCATACCTTTAGCGCAGGCAAAGTAGTATTCAGGGAGGCCTTTGCTGTTTCTCTGGGCGAAGGGCGTAATTATACAGTTACTAACAGAGGCGGGTATGATTACACCGGCAGGGTAGAGGTACTGCCTTTTGGAGAATTCACAGCAGGAGGCGACTATTTTGCTTCAGACCTTGCCCGTGAAAAAACGCCCAAACTATCAGTAGGCGTATCGTATGATTATAACGACCGGGCGTCCAGGCAGGGTGGACAACTAGGCTCTTTTGTTGATACGCAACGCACCTTGAAAGCACTATTTGTAGATGCCATGTTCAAGTACCAGGGCTTTTCTATGATGGCCGAGTATGCCGATAAAGAAACAGTTGGCTCGCCAGTGGTAGAAACAGATGGCCAGGGAAGGGTAGTCAGAACCTTCCGGACCGGCTCCGGCATCAACCTGCAAGGGGGGTACCTGTTCAGCAATAATTATGAAATTGCCGGGCGCTACACCTACATTGATGCAGAGGCCTTAACACAAAGAGAAGATCTTAAGCAGTATACCCTGGGTCTGTCTAAATACATAGCCGGTCATACGGTTAAATTTCAGACCGATGTTAGCCTGCTGCGTGTTAACGCAGAGAACAATGAACTGATGTACCGCTTTCAGGTAGAAATGGGTTTCTAG
- a CDS encoding phosphate-selective porin produces MRKLLLAFAFLGICSSVSAQQENIQTPPAEPPKAVKKPWYESFNIRGYAQVRYNGLFETNPRLGCEQCDKSWGDGGSFFIRRIRIIFSGQISERVYFYIQPDFASAPSSNALNFAQIRDAYLDVGLDKKNEFRFRIGQSKVPFGFENLQSSQNRIPLDRADPTNSAVANERDLGVFFYWAPTEKRKLLSALVRDGLKGSGDYGIFGLGIYNGQTANRPDENGEPHVVARLTYPFAIGNQIIEPSIQGYTGKYVITSASAGTELQTDREYIDRRVAATFVLYPKPFGIQAEYNIGEGPEFNTFTDAIEVQELHGGYTTLSYMKQVGDQIIIPFARMQYYKGGKKHELDARSYRVRDLELGVEWQPFPALELVAMYTFSSRRFEDFAQQENLQEGSLMRFQAQLNF; encoded by the coding sequence ATGAGAAAACTACTCCTTGCTTTTGCCTTTTTGGGTATTTGCAGTAGTGTTAGTGCGCAGCAGGAAAATATACAAACCCCACCAGCGGAGCCGCCAAAAGCTGTTAAAAAACCCTGGTATGAGAGTTTTAACATTCGTGGTTATGCGCAGGTAAGGTACAATGGTTTGTTCGAAACAAATCCCCGGCTGGGCTGTGAGCAATGCGACAAAAGCTGGGGAGATGGTGGCAGCTTTTTTATCAGACGAATCCGGATTATCTTTTCAGGACAAATCAGCGAAAGGGTTTACTTCTACATCCAGCCTGACTTTGCCAGTGCTCCCTCCTCAAATGCGCTTAATTTTGCCCAGATCAGGGATGCTTATCTTGATGTTGGATTAGATAAGAAAAATGAATTCAGGTTCCGGATCGGGCAAAGCAAGGTGCCTTTTGGTTTTGAGAACCTGCAGTCGAGCCAGAACCGTATTCCGCTAGACCGTGCCGACCCTACCAACAGTGCAGTAGCCAACGAGCGCGATCTGGGTGTGTTTTTCTACTGGGCACCAACAGAAAAACGCAAGCTGCTTTCTGCTTTGGTAAGAGACGGCCTCAAAGGCTCAGGCGACTATGGAATATTTGGTTTAGGTATTTACAATGGCCAGACGGCCAACAGGCCCGACGAAAACGGGGAGCCTCATGTGGTAGCCAGGTTAACCTATCCGTTTGCAATTGGTAACCAGATTATAGAACCTTCTATTCAGGGCTACACAGGAAAGTATGTTATTACAAGTGCCTCGGCCGGCACTGAATTACAAACTGATCGGGAATATATTGACAGGCGTGTAGCCGCAACATTTGTATTGTACCCGAAACCTTTCGGTATTCAGGCAGAATACAACATAGGAGAGGGACCGGAATTCAATACCTTTACAGATGCCATTGAAGTGCAGGAGCTGCATGGCGGTTATACCACACTTTCTTATATGAAACAGGTAGGCGATCAGATCATTATACCATTTGCCAGGATGCAGTATTACAAAGGTGGTAAAAAACATGAGCTGGATGCCAGAAGCTACAGAGTGAGAGACCTGGAATTGGGTGTGGAGTGGCAGCCATTTCCTGCCCTGGAACTTGTAGCCATGTATACCTTTTCCTCCAGGAGATTCGAGGATTTTGCTCAGCAGGAAAACCTGCAGGAGGGCAGCCTGATGCGGTTCCAGGCACAGCTAAACTTCTAA
- a CDS encoding mannose-6-phosphate isomerase (COG0662 Mannose-6-phosphate isomerase), translated as MSTDSKKQELFQQLEQQLQAQGFSIDKKDMSRPWGGFFVIREDQAQAFANQYFDGLSIDTLRISGKLSPKVLVVAPEKRLSWQYHHRRAEIWKVVRGKVGVVTSDTDEEGQLKEYEPGQLITLKQGERHRLVGLNDWGVLAEIWQHTNASHPSDEDDIVRVQDDFGR; from the coding sequence ATGAGCACCGATAGCAAAAAACAGGAACTATTTCAGCAACTGGAACAGCAATTACAAGCACAAGGCTTTTCTATAGATAAGAAAGATATGTCTCGCCCCTGGGGAGGTTTTTTTGTGATCAGGGAAGACCAGGCACAGGCATTTGCCAACCAGTATTTTGATGGCCTTTCTATTGACACTCTTAGGATTTCTGGCAAGCTTAGCCCAAAAGTCCTGGTTGTTGCTCCTGAAAAAAGGCTTTCGTGGCAGTACCATCACCGCCGTGCAGAAATATGGAAAGTGGTGCGGGGCAAAGTGGGTGTAGTAACCAGCGATACCGACGAGGAAGGCCAGCTGAAAGAATATGAGCCAGGCCAGCTTATTACGCTTAAGCAGGGTGAGCGGCACCGGCTGGTAGGCCTAAATGATTGGGGCGTGCTTGCAGAAATCTGGCAGCACACCAATGCAAGCCATCCCTCTGATGAGGATGACATTGTACGGGTTCAGGATGATTTTGGCAGATAG
- a CDS encoding outer membrane protein/protective antigen OMA87 yields MKKLIYYLVAGLLICQSSCITRAYYGPETTEWQEHQMPAEAPLYTVYLLGDAGDPSMDPPEPTLQILKKQMAGQPNSALVVLGDNIYHDGLPPEGHHDRENSERKLVEQLKVVENHPGKVAFIPGNHDWNYMREGGLKRVNLQEQFVENYLNKGNTYVPDNGCPGPVEIELSPEVVLLVLDTQWWLHQHEKPYGRFSGCAAANEAEMLRLLSQMLERNSSKHVIVAAHHPLMSNSNHGGYYSVLDHLFPLTLIRDELYVPIPVVGSLYPFYRMYGGVDQDIPHYRYQLLIDELMRVFRHHDNVVFAAGHEHALQLHRTEKLIHVVSGSGCKTSHIVEGNNAEFVAREKGFAKIMYYPNSEAWIEYWTEGSNGTEGKLSYRTRLYVGRRNTDFCDPAENDDLPATVTVAADTVSEARLQLGRAFYGRHYTREWTTPVNIPVVDLQDTAGGLTPYNTTGSEYHKSLRLRNSANQEFLFRSLDRSVLKVVPEEYRQSRSLENQTRNHVMLQHPYAPLIVAPLERAAGLPFNHPELVTLPDSECLGPWQQNFAGTIGYMEEQAEDQHLEKPENIAFPGQSLEYESLIDALERNQNHWINEPTFAKLRLLDMLVGDWDRHEHQYHWIGIRTKGGIEYLPVADDRDNAFFSFQGPLPWLISRRWAFRNLQNFNGKIKDLKGLNNSARTMDRRFLTSLSREDWRTIAAELQNSLTDQALGDAVKKTPPEVFPINGPKIINHLKTRREQLPEVADRYYELLARYVDVYGSDSSELFVIDHLSKRETQISVFVIDSTGTQGRKRYDRVFNRKETKEIRLYGLEGNDLFRISGTNDSKIKIRVIGGKGLDRAGDTTLISSTRGRTKVYDEGENPYVLDHTARTNLDYPSGEISSQPSTDRFFYNYLGPRLVFRYNQDDGLMPGAGATFRTYKFRSFPYGTEHRLLYHYAFGTNSGRISYTGNFNKLYRNYDLVINTWGYTPYYVMNYYGWGNESIGATDTNDEYYRARLHHTYINISLNKSFATFFTLGVGPKFEYFRLSNWEGKYYTDRVSELERNPFSSKKYVGLRAFIETNIKDNIYNPTRGLVLKAEANLNEGLSKNTPNYSHYSYEAGYYMSPSWPFQLTFAGRLGGAFNTGTYDFYQANMLGGGTLPDLSQNLRGFPKTRFIGKSSLYTNLELRVSLLQSRLYLLPVKTGVLGLYDAGRVWANGEKSDTWHRAYGGGIWISILNRITISATMAHSKEGNFINIQNGFFF; encoded by the coding sequence ATGAAGAAGCTGATATATTATCTGGTTGCCGGATTACTTATATGCCAAAGCAGCTGCATTACGCGCGCTTACTATGGACCCGAAACAACAGAATGGCAGGAACATCAGATGCCTGCAGAAGCACCGCTTTATACCGTTTACCTGCTGGGCGATGCAGGCGACCCAAGCATGGATCCGCCTGAGCCTACTCTGCAGATTTTGAAAAAACAGATGGCAGGACAGCCCAATAGTGCGCTGGTGGTGCTGGGAGATAATATTTACCATGATGGTTTACCACCCGAAGGTCATCACGACCGTGAAAATAGTGAACGAAAACTGGTAGAGCAACTGAAGGTAGTAGAAAACCATCCCGGCAAAGTAGCCTTTATACCTGGCAACCACGACTGGAATTACATGCGTGAAGGCGGGCTTAAAAGAGTAAACCTGCAGGAACAGTTCGTAGAGAATTACCTGAACAAGGGTAATACCTATGTGCCGGATAACGGATGTCCCGGCCCGGTAGAAATAGAACTAAGCCCCGAGGTGGTGCTACTTGTTCTGGATACCCAATGGTGGCTGCATCAGCACGAAAAGCCCTACGGACGCTTCAGCGGCTGTGCCGCTGCCAACGAGGCCGAAATGCTGCGCCTGCTAAGCCAGATGCTGGAACGCAACAGCAGCAAACACGTAATTGTGGCGGCTCACCACCCGCTTATGAGCAACAGCAATCATGGAGGGTATTATTCAGTACTGGATCACCTCTTTCCCCTTACCCTTATTCGGGATGAGCTTTATGTGCCAATACCGGTGGTTGGCTCCCTCTACCCCTTTTACCGCATGTATGGCGGCGTTGATCAGGATATTCCACATTACCGCTACCAGCTGCTCATCGATGAGCTGATGCGGGTATTCCGCCATCATGATAATGTTGTTTTTGCCGCCGGCCATGAACACGCACTTCAGCTGCACCGCACCGAAAAGTTAATACATGTAGTGAGTGGCTCCGGCTGCAAAACCAGTCATATTGTAGAAGGCAATAATGCAGAATTTGTAGCGCGTGAAAAAGGCTTTGCAAAGATCATGTATTACCCCAACTCCGAAGCCTGGATAGAATACTGGACCGAAGGCAGCAATGGTACCGAAGGTAAGCTAAGCTACCGTACGCGCCTCTACGTAGGCAGAAGGAATACTGATTTCTGCGATCCTGCAGAAAATGATGATCTGCCTGCAACAGTTACCGTAGCTGCCGACACCGTATCAGAGGCCCGCCTGCAGTTAGGCAGGGCTTTTTACGGTCGCCACTATACCCGTGAGTGGACAACACCTGTGAATATACCAGTTGTAGACCTGCAGGATACAGCAGGCGGCCTTACACCATATAACACCACCGGCTCAGAATATCACAAGTCTTTGCGCCTGAGAAATTCAGCCAATCAGGAGTTCCTCTTCCGCTCGCTCGACAGAAGCGTGCTGAAGGTTGTTCCTGAAGAGTACAGGCAATCCAGATCGCTGGAGAACCAGACCCGCAACCACGTGATGCTGCAGCACCCTTATGCACCTCTTATCGTTGCGCCGCTGGAAAGAGCAGCCGGCCTGCCGTTCAATCATCCGGAGCTGGTTACCCTGCCGGACAGCGAATGCCTGGGACCCTGGCAGCAGAATTTTGCAGGAACCATAGGCTATATGGAAGAGCAGGCCGAAGACCAGCACCTGGAGAAGCCGGAGAACATAGCTTTCCCGGGTCAGTCGCTGGAGTACGAAAGTCTGATAGACGCCCTGGAACGTAATCAGAATCACTGGATCAACGAACCTACCTTTGCTAAACTACGCCTGCTCGACATGCTGGTAGGCGACTGGGACCGCCATGAACACCAGTACCACTGGATTGGCATACGAACCAAAGGAGGCATTGAGTATTTACCCGTAGCTGACGATCGTGATAATGCCTTTTTTAGCTTTCAGGGTCCGCTGCCCTGGCTCATCAGCAGAAGGTGGGCATTCAGAAACCTGCAAAATTTTAACGGTAAAATAAAGGACCTAAAGGGGCTGAATAACTCTGCCCGCACCATGGACAGACGGTTTCTAACCTCTTTAAGCCGGGAGGACTGGAGAACAATTGCTGCTGAGTTACAAAACAGCCTAACTGATCAGGCCCTGGGAGATGCCGTTAAGAAGACCCCTCCGGAAGTTTTTCCCATCAATGGCCCAAAAATCATCAATCACCTGAAAACCAGACGCGAGCAACTTCCGGAGGTTGCAGACCGTTACTACGAGCTGCTGGCCCGTTACGTGGATGTGTATGGCTCTGATAGTTCGGAGTTATTCGTTATCGATCATTTATCCAAGCGTGAAACCCAAATAAGCGTTTTTGTGATTGACTCTACCGGCACACAGGGCAGAAAGCGATATGACAGGGTATTTAACCGCAAAGAAACTAAAGAAATCAGGCTATATGGGTTGGAAGGCAATGACCTGTTTAGAATTAGCGGCACCAACGATAGTAAGATTAAGATCCGCGTAATTGGCGGTAAGGGCCTGGATCGTGCCGGTGATACTACACTCATCAGCTCTACCAGAGGCAGAACTAAAGTTTACGATGAAGGTGAGAACCCCTATGTACTTGACCATACAGCCCGTACAAATTTAGACTATCCTTCAGGAGAAATTAGCAGCCAGCCAAGTACCGACCGCTTTTTCTATAACTACCTGGGGCCCCGGCTGGTGTTCCGCTATAACCAGGACGATGGATTGATGCCGGGGGCTGGTGCAACATTCCGTACCTATAAGTTCCGCAGTTTCCCCTATGGTACCGAACACCGCCTGCTTTACCACTATGCATTTGGCACCAATTCCGGACGTATTTCCTACACCGGTAATTTTAACAAGCTCTACAGGAATTACGACCTGGTGATTAACACCTGGGGCTACACCCCCTACTACGTAATGAATTACTATGGCTGGGGTAACGAAAGCATTGGTGCAACAGATACAAATGATGAATACTACAGGGCACGACTCCACCACACCTACATTAACATCTCCCTGAATAAATCTTTTGCTACGTTTTTCACCCTGGGTGTGGGGCCTAAATTCGAGTACTTCCGCCTAAGCAACTGGGAAGGTAAATACTATACCGACAGGGTAAGCGAGCTGGAACGAAACCCTTTTTCTTCTAAAAAATACGTGGGGCTGCGGGCATTTATAGAAACAAATATAAAAGACAATATTTATAACCCCACCCGGGGGCTTGTACTGAAAGCTGAAGCAAACCTGAATGAGGGACTGAGCAAAAACACACCCAACTACAGCCACTATTCCTACGAAGCAGGTTATTATATGAGCCCAAGCTGGCCTTTTCAGCTAACCTTTGCAGGCAGGCTGGGAGGCGCTTTCAACACAGGCACTTATGATTTCTACCAGGCGAACATGCTGGGGGGCGGCACGCTGCCAGATCTTTCGCAAAACCTTAGAGGCTTTCCTAAAACTCGTTTTATAGGCAAAAGCAGCCTCTACACCAACCTGGAACTGCGTGTCTCTTTACTTCAGTCTCGCCTCTACCTCTTACCTGTTAAAACAGGTGTACTGGGCCTGTACGATGCTGGCCGGGTTTGGGCAAACGGAGAGAAATCAGATACCTGGCACAGGGCCTACGGTGGTGGGATATGGATCTCCATACTGAACCGAATTACTATTTCTGCTACCATGGCACACTCGAAAGAAGGCAACTTTATCAACATTCAAAACGGATTCTTCTTCTGA
- a CDS encoding sodium/hydrogen exchanger (COG0025 NhaP-type Na+/H+ and K+/H+ antiporters) — translation MDIEEAFQAFQEYDLWLVIIGLAVLATAVLPRLIAKYPMTMPIVLLMLGYAVVALPFGLDAPDPMEHGSIAEHLTELGVIVALMGAGLNIDRKSSLKGWNGTWRLLGVTMILSIALAALVGWWLAAFVPATAMLLGAVIAPTDPVLASEVQVGAPGEGAEDEETEDTDPTGEGEEDEVRFSLTSEAGLNDGLAFPFTNMAVAMAMAGAHPENWIETWLLMDVLYKLGVATILGLLLGYILARAIFAMPADTPLAKSMVGLGALAATLLIYGITQYLGGYGFLAVFLGAVVIRNYKSKHEYHDHLHALTEKSERLLTALILLGLGGAIAGGLLQPLNWQLVVSALIIIFIVRPFAGLVGMIGFKRAPWRERLAISFFGIRGIGSLYYLAFALNEESFEGAEEIWALVALVVVISIFVHGITGAPVTSKLDELREQENGKKNEAN, via the coding sequence ATGGATATAGAAGAAGCTTTTCAGGCATTTCAGGAATATGATTTATGGCTGGTCATTATTGGACTTGCTGTACTGGCTACTGCTGTGCTTCCGCGTCTTATAGCAAAGTATCCCATGACTATGCCCATTGTGTTGCTTATGCTGGGATATGCGGTAGTTGCCCTACCTTTTGGGCTTGATGCGCCTGATCCTATGGAGCATGGCAGTATTGCTGAACATTTGACCGAGCTGGGGGTGATTGTTGCATTGATGGGTGCCGGATTGAATATAGACAGGAAGTCCAGCCTGAAGGGATGGAATGGAACCTGGCGCCTGTTGGGCGTTACCATGATCTTGTCTATTGCCCTGGCTGCTCTGGTAGGCTGGTGGCTAGCAGCCTTTGTACCCGCCACTGCCATGCTCCTGGGTGCTGTTATTGCGCCTACCGATCCGGTACTTGCTTCGGAAGTACAGGTGGGAGCCCCCGGAGAGGGGGCTGAAGATGAGGAGACAGAAGACACCGACCCAACCGGAGAAGGTGAGGAAGACGAAGTTAGGTTTTCGCTTACCTCCGAAGCAGGTCTTAATGACGGACTGGCTTTTCCTTTTACCAATATGGCAGTTGCCATGGCCATGGCAGGTGCACACCCGGAGAACTGGATTGAAACTTGGCTGCTGATGGATGTACTGTATAAGCTTGGGGTAGCGACTATTCTGGGACTACTGCTTGGCTACATACTCGCAAGAGCAATTTTTGCCATGCCGGCAGATACTCCTCTGGCTAAATCGATGGTAGGACTAGGGGCCCTTGCTGCCACCTTATTAATTTATGGCATTACACAATACCTGGGAGGATATGGTTTTTTAGCAGTTTTTTTGGGTGCTGTAGTGATCCGTAACTACAAAAGCAAACATGAATATCATGATCACCTGCATGCGCTCACTGAAAAATCAGAGCGGTTGCTAACTGCTCTTATACTTTTAGGATTGGGTGGCGCCATTGCGGGTGGTTTGCTCCAACCGCTCAACTGGCAGCTTGTGGTAAGCGCGCTGATCATAATTTTTATCGTGCGCCCGTTTGCAGGTTTAGTGGGTATGATAGGTTTTAAAAGAGCTCCCTGGCGTGAGCGCCTAGCCATTAGTTTTTTTGGCATCCGTGGCATAGGATCGCTCTATTACCTAGCCTTTGCTCTGAACGAAGAGAGCTTTGAAGGTGCAGAGGAAATATGGGCGCTGGTTGCCTTGGTTGTCGTTATATCAATTTTCGTTCATGGCATCACAGGCGCCCCCGTTACCAGCAAGCTCGATGAGCTAAGGGAACAGGAGAATGGTAAGAAGAATGAAGCAAATTAA
- a CDS encoding erythromycin esterase (COG2312 Erythromycin esterase homolog) produces MIFLALLSDFFIFNNSMFKTNLFWSLLLLVTIFSCKQQEELSDNDRNLINEVPASAIAALETADDLDILINDIGDARYVLLGEASHGTSEYYSWRTEISRRLVQEKGFTIIAVEGDWPDMYRLNQYIKGSDTNGSSAAEVLRQQERWPAWMWANEEVAALGEWLRTYNQNRDAGRQVGFYGLDVYSLWDSLEEVIAYLDTTDPAAAQQARNALACFAPYDEDEWAYAQAAVRTANSCADELATLLASVQDELDESAAKEEHLNLLQNTLVTVNAERYYTTSLQSNSSSWNIRDRHMVEKINNLVDFHGGDAKIIIWEHNTHVGDARATDMADAGMVNVGQLVREQHSDEGVYIVGFGSYQGTVLAASSWGAPVQTMRVPAARANSWEALMHGMEPADKILLLHELQDNNAFMNERGHRAIGVVYNPEQELGNYVPSVMPERYDAFLFIDRTTALNPL; encoded by the coding sequence GTGATATTTTTAGCCCTACTTTCTGATTTTTTTATTTTTAATAACAGTATGTTTAAGACTAATTTATTTTGGAGTCTTCTGCTGCTTGTTACAATATTTTCATGTAAACAGCAGGAGGAGTTAAGTGATAACGATAGAAACCTGATCAATGAAGTGCCTGCCAGTGCAATTGCAGCACTGGAAACTGCAGATGATCTCGATATTTTGATCAATGATATAGGAGATGCCCGCTATGTATTATTGGGAGAAGCCTCTCATGGTACCTCAGAGTATTATAGCTGGCGTACCGAAATCAGCAGACGTCTGGTGCAGGAAAAAGGTTTTACCATCATTGCTGTAGAGGGCGACTGGCCCGATATGTACAGGCTGAACCAGTACATTAAAGGATCTGATACCAATGGCAGCAGTGCAGCTGAGGTGTTAAGGCAGCAGGAGCGCTGGCCTGCATGGATGTGGGCTAACGAAGAGGTAGCAGCACTGGGAGAATGGTTGCGAACTTATAATCAGAACAGGGACGCAGGTCGTCAGGTGGGTTTTTACGGTTTGGATGTTTACAGTCTTTGGGACTCCCTGGAGGAAGTTATTGCTTATCTGGATACCACAGACCCTGCGGCTGCACAGCAGGCAAGGAATGCACTGGCTTGTTTTGCTCCTTATGATGAAGATGAATGGGCCTATGCACAGGCAGCTGTAAGGACTGCAAACAGCTGTGCTGATGAACTCGCAACCCTACTGGCAAGCGTGCAGGATGAGCTTGACGAATCAGCAGCTAAGGAAGAACACCTGAATTTGCTGCAAAATACACTTGTGACTGTAAATGCAGAACGTTACTATACTACCTCCCTGCAGAGTAATTCATCTTCCTGGAACATCCGCGACCGGCATATGGTAGAAAAAATCAACAACCTGGTTGATTTCCATGGCGGGGATGCTAAAATCATAATCTGGGAGCATAATACACATGTTGGAGATGCCCGTGCTACCGATATGGCCGATGCAGGTATGGTGAACGTAGGCCAGCTGGTGCGGGAACAGCATAGCGATGAAGGGGTTTATATTGTTGGTTTTGGCTCTTACCAGGGTACTGTACTGGCAGCTTCGAGCTGGGGAGCTCCGGTGCAAACAATGCGTGTACCCGCTGCAAGAGCAAACAGCTGGGAGGCCCTGATGCATGGCATGGAGCCTGCCGACAAGATTTTGCTGCTGCATGAATTGCAGGATAACAATGCATTTATGAATGAACGCGGACACAGGGCAATAGGAGTGGTGTACAACCCCGAACAGGAGCTGGGAAATTATGTACCCAGCGTAATGCCGGAGCGTTACGATGCCTTTTTATTCATTGACAGAACCACAGCTCTTAATCCCTTATAA